Sequence from the Ooceraea biroi isolate clonal line C1 chromosome 5, Obir_v5.4, whole genome shotgun sequence genome:
tctaccgCTGAAAATCTGCAGGAACAAAGTGCATTATTGAAAAAACGTGCTGAATTGATAGATAACATTTTAAGTAGACAAAATCGTGAgacaaaatgtatattttaaaggTTGTatcattaatgtaaaaatatatatatataatatatttttatatattacattctaaaccattttattttttttctctaatctttaaaatatctaatttaatatatatttttcttgcagttataaaaagatatacatatagtatAATCGTCCAAATATTAATCTAAAGATAATTCTATAAAGTGTACACTATAAAAAGCTATATTATAACCAATCTTTTTGAAATATCTTTTACGCAGTAACAGTGCAGGTATTACAAAccatttaaaaagttattaataaaaagttacttACTGAGTGACAGCTCAATGAGTGAAAGCAAAGACCGAGAAATATTATTGTGCtgtgataaaaattaacaattgtATGGCAAATAGGTGACAGATATACAAATagtctttattaaataatcatatcAGATGTATTATCAAATGTAatgtcaatatatatatatatattattgtcgtCCAAAGGTTTGCATACATAACTTATATTTACTCTCGTATTTGCCGTCTAGTGGACCTGTGCAGCCGTATCCGCCCAATCGATGGATACGCACGTAATCGTCGCAGTCAATCGCTCCATTTCCAGTGCAATCCTAtttaatacacacacataatatatattataggaAACATATAGTtgtattatagaaaatatggAATAATCTTAGACTAGATACAGAATTGATCTTACCTGACCGAATTTGGCCATGTAGCCTTGTATCGTATCAGCGGCGCAATAAGGATCATTGACACATCGAGCGTAGGCTGGTAAAACAAAGagacatatattattattaaaatatttttatatttttttagggatattttatataataatcagcTTACGTTTTTATAGGGACAAtactacattttatattttattttcagatcTTGGCAAATTAAACGTGTATACATCCGGGAGGAAAAATCacttaaaatcaaataaatattcttgcaGGAATTGCGTATCAGCATATCTCTTTGTATTATCATTTTACAGTTAGCTAATTATCGATTCTCGGAAACATGCATTTTATGCAACTATGCAGCACAATGCTCCGTTTACTTAATTATCGAATGACGCAACAATCTCAATGTGAATTAACGGATAATATCCGTCTAGGCCTTTCTCCACTACTATCAGATGTTCTCTTAGTTATTCGtacttattttacatttatctttctttgccttctttttttcaatgaGTTACGTGTTTCTCTATtacaaaagaatataaaaaggaTGCAAATATAAAGAACAGGTTTGAAATCATTATAGCTGAATTGATACTCAAATAATTTGTTGCTAAAATAACTTACCACCATCGTTAGTGCTTGGTTCGTTGTTTAGTGTTGGTTTGCCAGCATCAGACCAATAGCCCCATGTTATAGCGAAAGGTCCGCATACTGAATCA
This genomic interval carries:
- the LOC105285243 gene encoding lysozyme, with translation MFAGVSWVAAATFALLCVSIYAQQPNQQLVSQLCLGCICEVTSGCNTTIGCFDSVCGPFAITWGYWSDAGKPTLNNEPSTNDGAYARCVNDPYCAADTIQGYMAKFGQDCTGNGAIDCDDYVRIHRLGGYGCTGPLDGKYESKYKLCMQTFGRQ